The following proteins come from a genomic window of Bacteroidia bacterium:
- a CDS encoding LytTR family DNA-binding domain-containing protein: MIKAIIIDDERKSGENLKALIEKYCKHLKVIATADSVESGIEAIANEKPQLVFLDIELNNGTGFDILSSLDSTDFEVIFTTAFEQYALKAIKFAAVDYLLKPIDVEELTAAVFKAEERLNHREANKNFEVLMQNLKSASSNHKIALPTTQGLTFVPVSHILRCEADGSYTWFYFKDGRKLIVSKKIKEYEELLSAYGFYRVHHSHLVNMEEIEKYVRGDGGYVVMTDGTMVDVSKRKREHFLAALDKA, from the coding sequence ATGATAAAGGCCATAATAATTGACGATGAGCGCAAGAGTGGAGAAAACCTGAAGGCGCTGATAGAGAAGTATTGTAAACATCTGAAGGTGATTGCCACAGCCGATTCAGTGGAAAGTGGAATTGAGGCCATTGCCAATGAAAAACCGCAACTGGTTTTTTTAGATATTGAATTGAACAACGGAACCGGTTTCGATATCCTGAGCAGCCTTGACAGTACTGACTTCGAAGTAATCTTTACCACCGCATTTGAACAATACGCCCTGAAAGCGATCAAGTTTGCAGCGGTAGATTACCTGCTTAAACCTATTGATGTGGAAGAACTCACGGCTGCGGTGTTTAAAGCGGAAGAGCGCCTGAACCACCGCGAGGCAAATAAAAATTTTGAGGTGCTCATGCAAAATCTTAAATCAGCATCTTCAAACCATAAAATTGCCCTGCCTACAACGCAAGGGCTTACCTTTGTGCCGGTAAGCCATATTTTGCGTTGCGAAGCTGACGGAAGTTACACATGGTTTTACTTTAAGGATGGCCGGAAGCTTATCGTTAGCAAGAAGATCAAGGAATACGAGGAGTTGTTGTCTGCCTATGGATTTTACCGCGTTCATCATTCCCATCTGGTCAATATGGAAGAAATTGAAAAGTATGTTCGGGGAGACGGAGGATATGTGGTGATGACAGATGGGACAATGGTGGACGTATCCAAAAGAAAGCGGGAGCATTTCCTCGCAGCGCTGGACAAGGCATAA
- a CDS encoding two-component regulator propeller domain-containing protein encodes MKSKLLIASLFFLMPGLSPAQTYDLRFDRISVNEGLSQSAVYDILQDSTGYMWFATADGLNRFDGYEFVHYKYRSNDTHSIPDNFVNCLYADQQRNLWIGTYGGGLTRYNPLSENFTHYRKEPGCENCLANNNVFTIAGDKEGNIWIGTNHGLSRLDAVTGNIRNYLPEGVKSYSIFSILQDEKGYLWIGTDRGVNIFYPEKETFAHILQETDSLYEADPVNCIYRDKDHGLWFGSSKGLQFYDPVTSTFRQYLHEPEDPSSLCNNDIQEIYQDDQNRIWIATDGGLSMFDKKKQRFFNYYHDPADPRSLSSNNLDAVFQDRSGVIWVGTSNSGLSKMDWRQNQFDLYQSRPGDKKGLRDNSIFALLEDTGHNIYVGMEGGGLNKIVQERDSSGRIISEKFIWYRADAKKSGSLNSDKIRGLALDTSGNIWVATLGGGLNKFDPETEQFKSYQSTQGLKHTISSNFLYSVLVDKQGIVWAGTDDGLCRFDPRTEKFRSLRVDTANFRSFSSNSVFAIKEDSKGRLWFGTFGGGLALYDKEHHTIAKHYRNDIHDPFSLSNDKVMTIFEDSKNRLWVGTFGGGLNYFDPETGRFFSLSEAEGLPNDVVYGILEDSQGAFWISTNRGISRFEVPGTIFSYGGTWNQRFKNFDHSDDLQSNEFNQGAYLKADDGRMYFGGINGLNAFYPDRIKMNAYVPEIGVAMFRQLAIPLPYEQKLRQYEEMVLDYKSNFISFEFTAFNYINPGKNEFAYKLEGLNDQWIYSGTHRFVSFTNLDPGEYMLHVRASNNDGVWNAAGKKIPFTIASPFWLAWWFLPLVLVLSFVFLGYVFYLVLRNFRQRSRSQVMESKLKAAWAEGESVKARLASLRAQMNPHFIFNSLTSIQHYIANNDPEAARNYLTKFSSLMRKILNNSNQDYITLEEELETLKLYVELEALRFEDKFEYLVEMDPEIDPENMEVPALLLQPYVENAIKHGLINREGRGYLKVILKKENEWIRCIIEDNGIGREKAQMIKASKQLQYKSLGMQMTQNRLEILHELGDKHVFKITDLKDDKGNPAGTRVEILIPLESSLVY; translated from the coding sequence ATGAAAAGTAAGTTACTGATAGCATCGCTGTTTTTTCTGATGCCAGGGTTGTCCCCCGCACAAACCTATGATCTCCGGTTCGACCGCATTTCGGTAAATGAGGGACTGTCGCAAAGTGCTGTATACGATATTTTACAAGACAGCACCGGCTATATGTGGTTTGCCACCGCAGACGGGCTGAACCGGTTCGATGGCTACGAATTCGTTCATTATAAATACCGTTCGAATGACACCCATTCCATTCCGGACAATTTCGTTAACTGCCTCTATGCCGATCAGCAACGCAATCTCTGGATCGGCACCTATGGAGGTGGCCTCACCCGCTACAATCCCCTCTCCGAAAATTTTACGCATTATAGAAAGGAACCCGGTTGTGAAAATTGCCTCGCAAACAATAATGTATTTACCATAGCGGGCGACAAGGAAGGTAATATATGGATTGGCACCAACCACGGACTGTCCCGGCTGGACGCGGTAACAGGCAACATCAGAAACTACCTTCCTGAAGGCGTTAAAAGCTACAGCATATTTTCCATTCTCCAGGATGAAAAAGGTTATTTATGGATTGGAACAGACCGGGGAGTGAATATTTTTTATCCCGAAAAGGAAACCTTCGCCCACATTTTACAGGAAACAGATTCGCTATACGAAGCAGATCCTGTAAACTGTATTTACCGGGATAAAGACCACGGATTGTGGTTTGGCAGCAGCAAAGGACTGCAGTTTTATGATCCGGTTACTTCCACGTTCAGGCAGTATCTCCATGAACCCGAAGACCCTTCCAGCCTTTGCAACAACGATATACAGGAAATTTATCAGGATGATCAAAACCGGATCTGGATTGCTACGGATGGCGGCCTCAGCATGTTTGACAAAAAAAAGCAACGCTTTTTCAATTACTACCATGACCCGGCAGATCCACGAAGCCTCAGCAGTAATAACCTGGATGCCGTTTTCCAGGACCGCTCCGGAGTAATTTGGGTAGGAACTTCTAACTCAGGGTTGAGCAAAATGGACTGGCGTCAGAACCAGTTTGACCTGTACCAGTCAAGACCGGGAGATAAAAAAGGCCTGCGTGACAATAGCATCTTTGCATTATTGGAGGACACCGGGCATAACATATATGTAGGAATGGAAGGCGGTGGTCTGAATAAAATTGTACAGGAAAGGGATAGCAGCGGACGCATCATTTCAGAAAAATTCATCTGGTATAGGGCTGATGCGAAAAAATCGGGCAGTCTGAACAGCGATAAAATACGCGGGTTGGCGCTGGATACCAGTGGCAATATCTGGGTTGCGACCTTAGGCGGAGGGTTGAATAAATTCGATCCGGAGACAGAGCAATTTAAAAGCTATCAGTCGACACAGGGGCTGAAACATACCATTAGCAGCAACTTCCTTTATTCTGTTTTGGTGGATAAACAGGGGATCGTATGGGCCGGTACTGATGACGGACTCTGCAGGTTTGATCCGCGAACTGAGAAATTCAGATCCCTCCGTGTGGATACCGCCAACTTCAGGAGTTTTAGCAGCAATTCGGTTTTTGCCATTAAAGAAGACAGCAAGGGCAGGTTGTGGTTCGGCACTTTTGGGGGTGGCCTGGCGCTTTATGATAAGGAACACCACACCATTGCAAAGCATTACCGCAATGATATTCACGATCCCTTTAGCCTCAGTAATGATAAGGTAATGACAATTTTTGAAGACAGCAAGAACCGGCTCTGGGTAGGCACCTTTGGCGGTGGGTTGAATTATTTTGATCCGGAGACCGGGCGGTTCTTTTCGTTGTCAGAAGCGGAGGGTTTGCCGAATGACGTGGTGTACGGTATCCTGGAAGACAGCCAGGGAGCATTTTGGATCAGCACCAACCGGGGCATCTCCCGGTTCGAGGTGCCGGGAACGATCTTCAGCTATGGAGGGACATGGAACCAAAGATTCAAGAACTTCGACCATTCTGATGATCTTCAAAGCAATGAATTCAACCAGGGTGCATATCTGAAGGCGGATGACGGAAGAATGTATTTCGGTGGCATCAATGGATTGAATGCATTTTATCCTGATCGAATTAAGATGAACGCATACGTTCCGGAAATTGGGGTCGCGATGTTCCGGCAACTGGCCATCCCTTTACCTTATGAGCAGAAACTGCGGCAATACGAGGAAATGGTACTTGACTACAAGAGCAATTTCATTTCCTTCGAATTCACGGCTTTCAACTACATCAATCCAGGTAAGAATGAGTTTGCATACAAGCTCGAAGGGTTGAACGATCAGTGGATATATTCAGGCACCCACAGGTTTGTGTCGTTCACCAATCTTGATCCCGGAGAATATATGCTTCATGTACGGGCATCCAATAATGATGGTGTATGGAACGCAGCCGGCAAGAAGATCCCTTTTACCATCGCATCCCCGTTTTGGCTTGCCTGGTGGTTCTTACCATTGGTTTTAGTTCTCAGCTTTGTATTTCTGGGGTATGTCTTTTATCTGGTGTTGCGCAACTTCAGGCAACGCAGCCGCAGCCAGGTAATGGAATCGAAGCTGAAAGCAGCCTGGGCAGAAGGGGAAAGCGTAAAAGCCCGCCTGGCTTCACTCAGGGCACAGATGAATCCCCATTTTATATTTAATTCTTTGACCAGCATCCAGCATTATATAGCCAACAATGACCCTGAAGCCGCGAGGAATTATCTTACTAAATTTTCAAGCCTGATGCGTAAGATCCTGAATAATTCCAACCAGGATTACATTACGCTGGAAGAGGAACTGGAGACCCTGAAGCTATATGTAGAGCTGGAGGCCCTGAGATTTGAAGATAAATTTGAATATCTCGTGGAGATGGATCCGGAAATTGACCCTGAGAATATGGAAGTTCCCGCTTTGTTGCTCCAACCCTATGTGGAAAATGCTATAAAGCACGGGCTGATCAATAGGGAAGGTAGAGGTTACCTGAAAGTTATTCTGAAGAAGGAGAATGAATGGATACGATGCATAATTGAAGATAATGGGATAGGAAGGGAAAAGGCGCAGATGATCAAAGCAAGCAAGCAATTGCAATACAAGTCATTAGGAATGCAGATGACCCAAAACAGGTTGGAAATTCTGCATGAACTGGGCGATAAACATGTATTCAAAATAACCGATTTAAAAGATGACAAGGGCAATCCGGCCGGAACGAGGGTAGAAATACTGATACCATTAGAATCCAGCCTTGTATATTGA
- a CDS encoding carboxy terminal-processing peptidase, producing MNFKIFKYLPVFLMVFTFCSYAPPTENDRKNTVMLELIMQGLQSSHFEAIEINDEFSEKAFDLYLERLDATKRFLVQSDVEKLKAYRTKIDDQIRQNSFEFFDFSEDLINKRVKEAEGYYQKILSKPFDFKKDEQIELDTKKREFPADEAAQKEEWRKYLKYQTMTRLLNAVERQEKALKENDETVEQKKFATLEKEAREGVKKSHDDLFSRLNRLEEEDRLTVYINAILNTYDPHTSYFPPQDKENFDISMSGQLEGIGATLQEKDGYITVQRIVPGSASHRQGELEVSDMILKVGQGSDEPVDIVDMRLDKAVKLIRGKKGTEVRLTVKKLDGTITVIPIIRDIVIIEETYAKSALLKHPDSEKKIGYIQLPSFYADFNNKGGRSSSTDVANELEKLKAQNISGLVIDLRNNGGGSLQDVVDMAGLFIESGPIVQIKARKGAPYVLADEDPAVQYEGPLVVMVNEFSASASEIMAAAMQDYKRAVIMGSKSTFGKGTVQQFVELDRFLPAEYNDLKPLGSVKLTLQKFYRINGDATQLRGVTPDIILPDAYQYLEVGEKELDHPMQWSQIQPVNYSTWTTTAPLEVLEQQSMSRINTNHTFEMVQANARRLDEQSKKTLYPLHLEKYRAHQEKVKEEADKYKNVQKEIEGFTVLPMPHANPEASMDTTRIAMIEEFYKNIRKDVHLFEATSVLQDMK from the coding sequence ATGAATTTTAAAATATTTAAGTACCTGCCGGTTTTCCTGATGGTTTTCACCTTTTGCTCCTATGCGCCCCCAACGGAAAACGACCGCAAAAACACCGTAATGCTGGAGCTGATCATGCAAGGGCTGCAATCCAGCCATTTTGAAGCTATCGAGATCAATGACGAGTTTTCTGAAAAGGCTTTTGATCTGTATCTGGAACGGCTGGATGCTACCAAGCGCTTCCTGGTACAATCTGATGTGGAAAAACTGAAAGCCTACCGTACCAAAATTGACGACCAGATCAGGCAGAATTCCTTTGAGTTCTTCGACTTCTCAGAGGATCTGATCAATAAGCGTGTGAAGGAAGCTGAGGGTTATTACCAAAAAATCCTCAGCAAGCCCTTCGACTTTAAAAAGGATGAGCAAATAGAGCTTGATACAAAAAAACGGGAGTTCCCTGCTGATGAAGCAGCACAGAAAGAGGAATGGCGAAAATATCTGAAATACCAGACAATGACCCGGTTGCTCAATGCGGTGGAACGACAGGAGAAGGCGCTTAAAGAAAACGATGAAACCGTGGAGCAAAAGAAATTTGCAACTCTGGAAAAAGAAGCGCGTGAGGGTGTTAAGAAAAGCCATGACGACCTCTTTTCCCGGCTGAACCGGCTTGAGGAAGAAGACAGGCTCACTGTCTATATAAATGCGATCCTGAATACTTATGATCCGCATACCAGTTACTTCCCTCCTCAGGACAAAGAGAATTTCGACATTTCCATGAGCGGGCAGCTAGAAGGTATTGGTGCAACGCTTCAGGAGAAGGACGGCTATATTACCGTTCAGCGAATTGTTCCCGGAAGTGCATCGCACCGCCAGGGGGAGTTGGAGGTAAGCGATATGATCCTGAAAGTAGGCCAGGGAAGTGATGAGCCGGTTGATATTGTGGATATGCGGCTGGATAAAGCTGTTAAGCTGATTCGTGGAAAAAAGGGCACCGAAGTCCGCCTCACCGTCAAGAAACTTGATGGTACCATCACCGTGATCCCGATCATCCGTGACATCGTAATAATAGAAGAAACCTACGCCAAGTCTGCTCTCCTGAAACATCCGGACAGTGAGAAGAAAATCGGGTACATCCAGCTTCCCAGCTTTTATGCTGATTTCAACAATAAAGGCGGAAGAAGCTCCTCCACTGACGTAGCCAATGAACTGGAAAAACTGAAGGCACAAAATATATCAGGACTGGTGATTGATCTGCGAAACAATGGAGGCGGGTCTCTTCAGGATGTAGTGGATATGGCGGGTCTCTTTATAGAATCAGGACCCATTGTTCAGATAAAGGCACGGAAAGGAGCACCTTATGTTTTGGCGGATGAAGATCCTGCTGTGCAGTATGAAGGACCATTAGTAGTGATGGTGAACGAGTTCAGCGCCAGTGCTTCCGAGATTATGGCTGCTGCCATGCAGGACTACAAACGAGCGGTGATCATGGGAAGCAAATCCACCTTCGGGAAAGGAACGGTGCAGCAATTTGTGGAGCTTGACCGCTTCCTGCCAGCCGAATACAATGATCTCAAACCCCTGGGTTCTGTGAAACTTACGCTGCAAAAATTCTATCGGATCAATGGAGACGCTACCCAATTGCGCGGGGTTACGCCTGATATTATCTTGCCGGATGCCTATCAATATCTCGAAGTAGGCGAAAAGGAACTGGATCATCCTATGCAATGGAGCCAGATTCAGCCCGTAAATTATAGCACCTGGACCACTACCGCGCCTTTGGAAGTTCTGGAACAACAGAGTATGAGCCGGATCAATACCAATCACACTTTTGAAATGGTGCAGGCAAATGCAAGGCGCCTGGATGAGCAAAGCAAGAAAACCCTATATCCGCTCCACCTGGAAAAATACCGCGCCCATCAGGAAAAGGTAAAAGAGGAAGCAGATAAATACAAAAATGTGCAAAAGGAAATTGAAGGATTCACAGTATTGCCCATGCCGCATGCAAATCCTGAAGCAAGCATGGATACCACAAGGATAGCCATGATCGAGGAATTCTATAAGAATATTCGCAAAGATGTTCACCTCTTTGAAGCTACTTCCGTTCTTCAGGATATGAAGTGA
- a CDS encoding OsmC family protein, with translation MKRSATAIWEGTGKEGSGHLASQSGVLNKARYSAKSRFEDENGTNPEELIAAAHAGCFAMKLGFILEKAGYTPDKLDVKCEITLEEGTITQSHLTLKAGIKNIDESKFKELAEEARKTCPVSKLLDTEIELNATLVN, from the coding sequence ATGAAAAGATCAGCAACGGCAATATGGGAAGGGACCGGCAAAGAAGGCAGCGGGCACCTGGCCTCCCAAAGTGGTGTGCTTAATAAAGCGCGCTATTCAGCCAAATCCAGATTTGAAGATGAAAATGGGACAAACCCGGAAGAACTTATAGCTGCAGCGCATGCAGGATGTTTTGCTATGAAACTCGGATTCATCTTGGAAAAAGCAGGTTATACACCCGATAAGCTGGATGTAAAATGTGAGATTACGCTTGAGGAAGGTACCATTACCCAATCGCATTTAACTTTGAAGGCTGGCATAAAGAATATTGACGAATCCAAGTTCAAAGAACTGGCAGAAGAAGCAAGGAAAACCTGCCCGGTATCTAAATTACTGGATACTGAAATTGAATTGAATGCCACTCTGGTTAACTAA
- the secG gene encoding preprotein translocase subunit SecG, translating into MFTFVVIFIMIACALLVVVILAQNPKGGGLNASFGSIGNQIMGARQSVDFMEKATWYLAIGIIVLSLGSNFFMPTMGGPEDERRSRLEDRVEGMAPQNLNQPPPGTQQQQQQGEGTPPPPPPPAEE; encoded by the coding sequence ATGTTCACTTTTGTAGTAATATTTATCATGATCGCCTGCGCATTGCTTGTGGTAGTGATCCTTGCGCAGAATCCAAAAGGTGGCGGACTGAACGCATCATTTGGAAGCATAGGAAACCAGATCATGGGAGCACGCCAAAGCGTGGATTTCATGGAGAAGGCCACATGGTACCTGGCAATTGGGATCATTGTCCTTTCCCTGGGTTCTAACTTCTTTATGCCAACTATGGGGGGACCGGAAGATGAAAGGCGAAGCCGCCTGGAAGACCGGGTAGAAGGCATGGCTCCTCAAAACCTGAACCAACCACCTCCGGGCACGCAGCAGCAACAACAACAGGGCGAGGGAACTCCTCCTCCTCCTCCTCCTCCCGCTGAAGAATAA
- the lptE gene encoding LPS assembly lipoprotein LptE, with product MKKYLSFFCLIWIILFVPGCISYTLSGAQIDPSIQTVSVETFPNQAALTIPAVSQTFSEKLKNKFIRETQLGVVRNNGDMQFSGAITRIYTNPVAIQGNTTASLTRFTMEVNVIFVNTKNEKESFEQNFSAFSDYDSRQNLQQVQDALVEEVTDIIVQEIFNKAVINW from the coding sequence ATGAAAAAATATCTTTCCTTTTTTTGTCTTATTTGGATAATCCTGTTTGTCCCCGGCTGCATAAGTTATACGCTGAGCGGAGCACAGATTGATCCTTCAATCCAAACGGTTTCGGTGGAGACCTTTCCCAACCAGGCGGCATTAACCATTCCTGCCGTAAGCCAGACATTCAGCGAAAAACTCAAGAACAAATTCATCCGGGAAACGCAATTGGGCGTGGTGAGAAACAATGGAGATATGCAATTTAGCGGGGCCATTACCAGAATATACACCAATCCGGTGGCCATCCAGGGCAATACCACGGCTTCCCTGACGCGCTTCACGATGGAGGTAAATGTGATCTTTGTAAATACTAAAAACGAGAAGGAGAGCTTCGAGCAGAACTTTTCGGCATTCTCTGATTATGATAGCCGGCAAAATCTTCAGCAGGTGCAGGATGCATTAGTAGAAGAGGTTACAGATATTATTGTACAAGAAATTTTTAATAAAGCAGTAATTAATTGGTAA
- a CDS encoding sigma-54 dependent transcriptional regulator has product MDPEILSIKNRFEIVGNSPVLLRAIETAKKVAPTDMTVLIVGESGVGKEAFSKIIHSLSKRKHGKFIAINCGAIPSGTIDSELFGHEKGSFTSAHEARKGYFETVDGGTIFLDEIGELPLETQSRLLRVLESGEFIKVGSSKTQKTDVRVIAATNKELYRHTQEGKFRDDLYYRLSTVTIKIPALRERKEDIGLLFTKFANDFSYKYRVPSLELTREAEEQLNKFSWPGNIRQLKNFVEQLSVLEQERKLTGAAIENNLPEEPSQQIALRPQGQSAGFDGFSEREILYKFLFEIKKDLSEMKATMHELAKNVNETGREINDNISPLKHRLLKAAHSNENEPLLHQEEYAVPSSFREEEVLVDSSEDDEPEEVLSLQVVEKDMIRKALQKFKGKRKPAADELGISERTLYRKIKEYDLE; this is encoded by the coding sequence GTGGATCCAGAAATTTTAAGTATTAAGAACAGGTTCGAAATTGTAGGTAATTCGCCCGTGCTTCTGCGGGCCATTGAAACGGCAAAGAAGGTAGCACCCACGGATATGACCGTCCTCATTGTTGGCGAAAGCGGTGTGGGGAAGGAGGCGTTTTCCAAGATCATTCACAGCCTGAGCAAGCGGAAGCATGGAAAATTCATCGCAATAAACTGCGGGGCGATTCCTTCAGGAACAATTGATTCGGAACTTTTCGGACACGAGAAAGGCTCCTTTACCAGCGCGCACGAAGCCCGTAAAGGCTACTTTGAAACTGTGGATGGCGGAACCATTTTCCTGGACGAGATCGGTGAACTTCCGCTGGAAACGCAGTCGCGGCTGCTGCGGGTGCTGGAGTCAGGCGAATTCATAAAGGTGGGCTCCTCTAAAACGCAAAAAACCGATGTACGCGTAATAGCAGCAACCAACAAGGAATTGTACCGGCATACTCAGGAAGGAAAATTCCGCGATGATCTCTATTACCGCCTCAGCACAGTAACCATAAAGATCCCGGCCCTGCGCGAGCGGAAGGAAGACATCGGCCTGCTCTTCACCAAGTTTGCTAACGACTTCAGCTACAAGTACCGCGTACCTTCCCTGGAGCTGACCCGGGAAGCAGAGGAGCAATTGAATAAATTTTCATGGCCCGGAAATATTCGGCAGCTCAAGAATTTCGTTGAGCAGCTTTCTGTGTTAGAGCAGGAAAGAAAACTTACAGGAGCGGCCATCGAAAATAATCTCCCGGAAGAGCCTTCGCAGCAAATTGCATTACGTCCGCAAGGACAATCCGCAGGTTTCGATGGGTTTAGCGAACGTGAAATTCTATACAAGTTTCTTTTTGAAATAAAAAAGGATCTGTCAGAAATGAAGGCGACCATGCATGAATTGGCAAAAAATGTAAATGAAACGGGAAGAGAAATAAACGACAATATTTCGCCACTGAAGCACCGCCTGCTGAAAGCGGCTCACAGTAATGAGAACGAGCCTTTATTGCACCAGGAAGAATATGCCGTTCCCAGTAGCTTCCGTGAGGAGGAAGTATTGGTGGACTCTAGCGAAGATGATGAACCAGAAGAAGTACTTTCTCTGCAGGTGGTGGAAAAGGATATGATCCGCAAGGCCTTACAGAAATTTAAAGGCAAACGCAAGCCTGCAGCAGATGAACTTGGAATTTCCGAACGCACTCTCTACCGGAAAATTAAGGAATATGATTTGGAGTAA
- the miaB gene encoding tRNA (N6-isopentenyl adenosine(37)-C2)-methylthiotransferase MiaB, producing the protein MQELILDKKIEEKRQGEIFTAGAPAPGAGKKLYLESYGCQMNFSDSEIVASVMIENGFEPTPLIEEADVVFINTCAIRDKAEQRIRERLKNFQHLKLKRPDMVIGVLGCMAERLKQKLLEEEKIVDLVAGPDAYRELPNLVGTAGTGQKAVNVFLSREETYADISPVRLDSNGVTAFISIMRGCDNMCSFCVVPFTRGRERSRHPHSIVAEATDLFNRGYREVTLLGQNVDSYCLKAETGDEVNFANLLEMVAQVNPLLRVRFSTSHPKDITEEVVLTMSRYKNICNYIHLPVQAGSSRVLELMNRGYSREWYLDRVQMIRSIVPDMGLSTDIITGFCSESEDEHQETLSLMKLVQYDFAYMFMYSERPGTLAAKRYADDVPEAVKKRRLQEVIAIQKQNSEESNRQDIGKTFRVLIEGTSKKSDEMLKGRNDQNKMIVFQAEGYKRGDYVQVAVHDCTSATLLGKIVEKDVAIHEVKSV; encoded by the coding sequence ATGCAAGAATTAATATTAGATAAGAAGATTGAGGAGAAACGCCAGGGAGAGATTTTTACAGCCGGAGCACCGGCACCGGGCGCGGGCAAGAAATTATACCTCGAAAGCTACGGCTGCCAAATGAATTTCTCTGACAGCGAGATAGTAGCTTCTGTGATGATAGAAAACGGTTTTGAACCAACACCCCTCATAGAAGAGGCGGATGTTGTGTTCATCAATACCTGCGCAATTCGCGATAAAGCGGAACAGCGGATCCGGGAAAGGCTGAAGAACTTTCAGCACCTGAAGCTGAAGCGGCCGGATATGGTGATCGGAGTGCTGGGATGTATGGCTGAACGCCTCAAGCAGAAACTGCTGGAAGAGGAGAAGATCGTAGACCTCGTGGCCGGACCGGATGCATATCGCGAGCTGCCCAACCTGGTTGGTACAGCGGGAACCGGCCAAAAGGCGGTAAACGTATTCCTCAGCCGCGAAGAAACCTATGCAGACATCAGTCCTGTGCGGCTGGACAGCAACGGGGTAACGGCCTTTATCAGCATCATGCGCGGATGCGACAATATGTGCTCGTTTTGCGTGGTCCCCTTTACACGTGGCCGGGAGCGAAGCCGCCATCCTCACAGCATTGTTGCAGAGGCGACAGATCTCTTCAACCGGGGCTACCGTGAGGTAACGCTGCTCGGCCAGAACGTAGATTCCTATTGTCTCAAAGCCGAAACCGGGGATGAGGTCAATTTTGCAAACCTGCTGGAAATGGTGGCACAAGTGAATCCATTGCTCCGTGTGAGATTTTCAACTTCACATCCCAAAGATATTACGGAAGAGGTAGTCCTAACCATGAGCCGTTACAAAAATATTTGCAACTACATCCATCTTCCTGTACAGGCAGGGAGTTCCAGGGTTTTGGAATTGATGAACAGGGGCTATTCCCGCGAATGGTACCTTGACCGGGTGCAGATGATCCGCAGCATTGTTCCGGATATGGGACTTAGCACGGACATTATTACGGGGTTTTGCAGCGAATCGGAGGATGAGCATCAGGAAACACTGAGCCTCATGAAGTTGGTTCAGTATGACTTTGCTTACATGTTTATGTATAGTGAAAGGCCCGGAACGCTGGCCGCAAAGCGCTACGCTGATGATGTACCGGAAGCTGTAAAAAAACGGAGACTCCAGGAAGTGATCGCCATTCAAAAGCAAAATTCAGAAGAAAGCAACAGGCAGGATATCGGCAAAACATTCCGGGTGCTGATTGAAGGAACCTCGAAAAAATCAGATGAAATGCTGAAAGGACGGAATGACCAGAATAAAATGATCGTCTTCCAGGCAGAAGGATACAAAAGGGGCGACTACGTGCAGGTGGCAGTGCATGACTGTACCAGTGCTACACTCTTGGGCAAGATCGTGGAAAAGGATGTGGCTATTCATGAGGTTAAATCCGTTTAA